One part of the Oceanihabitans sp. IOP_32 genome encodes these proteins:
- a CDS encoding dicarboxylate/amino acid:cation symporter, with protein MKRLFSSLLFKVFIAIVLGIVFGQYLPESINRIFTTFNAFFGQFLSFSIPLIIMGLIMPAISDLGKGAGKLLLITALIAYGSTLFSGFMTYFTASSIFPQLLESHVNNTDQITDSGIELTPYFSITIPPVIDVMSALVLAFIIGLGLSFQEKSSLKLVVKDFQNIIMQLIENVIVPLLPLFILGIFVSMSFSGKVLSILTVFLSIIGVIFALHILLLLLQYTIAGLLTKRNPLKLLATMMPAYFTALGTQSSAATIPVTLEQTLKNGVSDKIAGFVIPLCATIHLSGSIMKITACAMALMILQGVPYSFTLFAGFIFVLGIAMIAAPGVPGGAIMAAVGILQSMLGFNEDMLGLMIALYIAMDSFGTACNVTGDGAISLVVDKITREKIVA; from the coding sequence ATGAAGCGTTTATTCTCAAGCTTATTATTTAAAGTCTTTATAGCCATAGTATTAGGCATTGTTTTCGGACAGTATTTGCCAGAATCTATAAACCGCATATTTACCACTTTTAATGCGTTTTTCGGTCAGTTTCTAAGTTTTTCCATCCCGTTAATTATTATGGGATTAATCATGCCGGCCATTTCCGATTTAGGAAAAGGCGCTGGAAAACTTCTATTAATAACGGCTTTAATCGCCTATGGTTCTACTTTGTTTTCGGGGTTTATGACGTATTTTACGGCCTCTAGTATTTTTCCGCAGCTTCTAGAATCGCATGTTAATAATACAGACCAAATTACCGATTCTGGAATTGAATTAACCCCCTACTTCAGTATCACTATTCCACCGGTAATAGATGTGATGTCGGCTTTGGTTCTGGCCTTTATTATAGGTTTAGGACTTTCTTTTCAAGAGAAATCGAGTTTAAAATTAGTGGTTAAAGATTTTCAAAACATCATCATGCAATTAATAGAAAACGTGATTGTACCCCTATTACCATTATTTATTTTAGGCATATTTGTAAGCATGTCTTTTAGTGGCAAAGTACTCTCAATACTTACTGTATTTTTAAGCATAATTGGTGTAATTTTTGCCTTACATATTTTATTGTTATTGCTTCAGTACACGATTGCTGGTTTGCTTACAAAACGAAATCCGCTAAAGTTACTCGCCACCATGATGCCAGCATATTTTACGGCATTAGGGACACAATCTTCAGCAGCAACCATCCCAGTAACCTTAGAGCAAACCTTAAAAAATGGTGTTTCAGATAAAATTGCCGGCTTTGTTATTCCCTTATGCGCTACCATCCATTTATCTGGTAGTATTATGAAAATCACAGCTTGTGCTATGGCCTTGATGATTTTACAGGGCGTGCCATATAGTTTTACACTCTTTGCTGGTTTTATATTTGTTCTAGGAATCGCTATGATTGCAGCACCAGGAGTACCAGGAGGTGCCATTATGGCTGCTGTAGGCATCTTACAATCGATGTTGGGTTTTAATGAAGATATGCTAGGCTTAATGATTGCTTTATACATTGCCATGGATAGTTTTGGTACGGCTTGTAATGTTACTGGTGATGGTGCGATTTCTTTAGTTGTAGATAAAATAACCCGAGAGAAA
- a CDS encoding HAEPLYID family protein, protein MKKELTLIGVLFLSFANYAQTTIEPETPEKVHHIEPLYIDLVRDLGARKGEKELNLGANFANTTSYSAYEVLAEYEFAPINRLGLEIETGFSFYDGYTNSNTTPKNKMDALKLSGQYSFYVSPKHKTTLALGYAQIFEFTDFSSYDTSTFVKEIVYSPFFVAAKRWGDNFHTLIFTGPDLKHELNTDFTDVDWQFNTSFHYEIPNSSHFIGIEFNKELVQDDFEMTMRPQAKLQINETLALGIVTGFPLTENEEKFSSFFRVIYEL, encoded by the coding sequence ATGAAAAAAGAATTAACGCTAATTGGCGTATTGTTTTTAAGTTTTGCAAACTACGCACAAACAACCATTGAACCTGAAACCCCAGAAAAAGTGCACCATATTGAACCCCTTTATATAGATTTAGTACGAGATCTTGGTGCTAGAAAAGGAGAAAAAGAACTTAATTTAGGCGCCAATTTCGCAAATACAACATCGTATAGCGCATACGAGGTGTTAGCAGAATATGAATTTGCTCCTATTAATCGTCTTGGCCTTGAAATAGAAACTGGGTTTTCTTTTTACGATGGTTATACCAATAGCAATACCACACCTAAAAACAAGATGGATGCCTTAAAATTATCTGGACAATATTCCTTTTATGTCTCTCCAAAACACAAAACAACATTAGCTCTAGGATATGCTCAAATCTTTGAGTTTACAGATTTTAGCAGCTACGATACGAGCACATTTGTTAAAGAAATTGTTTATAGTCCGTTTTTTGTTGCAGCGAAACGTTGGGGCGATAATTTCCATACTTTAATTTTTACCGGCCCCGATTTAAAACATGAATTAAACACCGATTTTACCGATGTCGATTGGCAGTTTAACACTTCTTTTCATTACGAAATACCAAACTCTTCTCATTTTATAGGGATAGAATTTAATAAAGAATTAGTTCAAGATGACTTTGAAATGACCATGCGCCCGCAAGCAAAATTACAGATTAACGAAACACTGGCCTTAGGTATTGTTACAGGGTTTCCTTTAACTGAAAATGAAGAAAAATTTAGCAGCTTTTTTAGAGTGATTTACGAATTGTAA
- the leuB gene encoding 3-isopropylmalate dehydrogenase, with translation MKLNIAVLPGDGIGPEVIQEAVKVLKAIALEFGHVFTFNNALVGAAAIEETGEALPEKTISICRKADAILFGAIGTPKYDMDPDAKIRPEHGLLGLRKSLNLYANIRPIIAYEDLLNKSSLKIKQIRDTNILIYRELTGGIYFGEKKYTNNSASDICEYSRLEIERITHLAFKAAQSRKGKLTLVDKANALATSRLWRKVVQEISAQYPKVKLDFMYIDNAAMELIINPRQFDVILTENMFGDILSEEASVIVGSIGLLASASINEKHAMFEPVHGAYGKFSKGMANPIAAILSAAMLLDHFGLDKEAALVREAVDKSLKLHITTPDLNTKYDNITTAKVGDFIEDFINHPEETNLNFQNIHLGQSTII, from the coding sequence ATGAAACTAAATATTGCTGTCTTACCTGGCGATGGTATTGGTCCAGAAGTTATACAAGAAGCGGTCAAGGTTCTTAAGGCTATAGCTTTAGAATTTGGACATGTTTTTACATTTAATAATGCCCTAGTAGGCGCGGCAGCAATTGAAGAAACAGGTGAAGCCTTACCTGAAAAAACCATTAGCATTTGCCGAAAAGCAGATGCTATTTTATTTGGTGCCATTGGAACTCCTAAATACGATATGGATCCTGATGCTAAAATAAGACCAGAACATGGGCTTTTGGGGCTGAGAAAATCTTTAAACTTATATGCCAATATTAGACCTATTATTGCGTATGAGGATTTACTAAACAAATCTTCACTAAAAATTAAACAAATACGCGACACCAATATTTTAATTTATCGCGAACTTACTGGTGGTATTTATTTTGGAGAAAAGAAATACACGAATAATTCGGCGTCTGATATTTGTGAGTATTCCCGTCTTGAAATTGAGCGCATTACCCACTTAGCTTTTAAAGCAGCGCAGTCCAGAAAAGGCAAATTAACCCTTGTAGACAAAGCCAATGCCTTAGCAACGTCTCGATTATGGCGTAAGGTTGTGCAGGAAATATCAGCTCAATATCCAAAAGTAAAGCTAGATTTTATGTACATTGATAATGCTGCTATGGAACTAATTATTAACCCACGGCAATTTGATGTGATATTAACCGAAAACATGTTTGGCGATATCCTATCTGAAGAAGCTAGTGTAATTGTGGGCTCGATTGGCCTATTAGCATCGGCTTCAATAAACGAAAAGCATGCCATGTTTGAACCTGTGCATGGTGCTTATGGCAAATTCTCGAAAGGCATGGCTAACCCTATTGCTGCCATTTTATCGGCCGCCATGTTGCTCGATCATTTTGGGCTAGATAAAGAAGCGGCATTAGTTAGAGAGGCTGTAGATAAATCGTTAAAATTACATATTACTACCCCCGATTTAAATACCAAATACGACAATATAACTACCGCTAAAGTTGGAGATTTTATTGAAGATTTTATAAACCACCCAGAAGAAACCAATTTAAACTTTCAAAACATTCATTTAGGGCAGTCGACGATTATTTGA
- a CDS encoding 2-isopropylmalate synthase: MSDNNVHIFDTTLRDGEQVPGCKLNTEQKLIIAEQLDYLGVNIIEAGFPVSSPGDFKSVEEISKLVKNATVCGLTRSVENDIKVAAEALKYAKFPRIHTGIGTSDSHIIHKFRSTQEDIIERAVKAVRYAKSFVEDVEFYAEDAGRTDNEFLARVCEAVIKAGATVLNIPDTTGYCLPHEYGAKIKYLKENVKGIDKAILSCHCHNDLGLATANSIAGVINGARQIECTINGIGERAGNTALEEVVMILKQHPNLNLDTNIKTEMLYGISQLVSDSMGIYTQPNKAIVGANAFAHSSGIHQDGVIKNRETYEIIDPKDVGVTESAIVLTARSGRAALAYRAKNIGYELTKLQLDEIYTNFLDFADKKKEVDDSDIHKIIEHSRIYNQINSI, translated from the coding sequence ATGTCTGATAATAACGTCCATATTTTTGATACAACGCTGCGGGATGGCGAACAAGTACCTGGCTGTAAACTAAATACCGAACAAAAATTAATTATAGCAGAACAACTTGATTATTTAGGTGTAAATATTATTGAAGCTGGGTTCCCGGTATCGAGTCCTGGAGATTTTAAATCGGTTGAAGAAATATCTAAACTTGTAAAAAACGCCACAGTTTGCGGTTTAACACGATCTGTAGAGAACGATATAAAAGTCGCTGCCGAAGCCTTAAAATATGCAAAATTCCCGCGAATACACACGGGTATTGGCACTTCAGATTCTCATATAATACACAAATTTAGATCTACACAAGAAGATATAATCGAGCGTGCTGTGAAAGCCGTTAGGTATGCAAAATCTTTTGTTGAAGATGTTGAATTTTATGCGGAAGATGCGGGTAGAACAGATAACGAATTTTTAGCTCGAGTCTGTGAGGCCGTTATAAAAGCTGGAGCTACGGTTTTAAATATTCCAGATACTACAGGTTACTGTTTGCCTCATGAATATGGCGCGAAAATAAAATACTTAAAAGAAAATGTAAAAGGTATTGACAAGGCCATCTTATCTTGCCATTGCCATAACGATTTAGGCTTGGCCACGGCCAATTCTATTGCGGGTGTAATTAATGGTGCGCGCCAAATAGAATGTACTATTAATGGAATTGGGGAACGTGCAGGAAACACCGCCTTAGAAGAAGTTGTTATGATTTTAAAACAACATCCTAACTTAAATTTAGATACCAATATTAAAACAGAAATGCTTTATGGTATTAGCCAATTAGTATCTGATAGTATGGGGATATACACCCAGCCAAACAAAGCCATTGTGGGTGCTAACGCATTTGCACATAGTTCTGGGATTCACCAAGATGGTGTTATTAAAAATCGTGAAACTTACGAGATAATAGACCCAAAGGATGTTGGTGTTACCGAGTCGGCTATAGTACTAACAGCGAGAAGTGGAAGAGCAGCTTTGGCATACAGAGCGAAAAATATAGGCTACGAATTAACAAAGCTTCAGTTGGACGAAATTTACACAAATTTTCTAGATTTTGCCGATAAGAAAAAAGAAGTCGACGATTCCGATATTCATAAAATTATAGAGCACAGTAGAATTTATAACCAAATTAACTCAATATAA
- a CDS encoding O-acetylhomoserine aminocarboxypropyltransferase/cysteine synthase family protein yields MSTHKLATNALHAGHDVSKNGGTRAVPIYQTTSYVFDNSEHAANLFSLKELGFIYTRLNNPTNQILQERLAAVEGGIGAVVFASGTAAIATGLLTLLKAGDHIVASSSLYGGTYNLLSVTLPRLGITTTFVDASKPENFADAVKDNTRAFFVESLGNPKLDVLDLEAISTQAKKAEVPFIVDNTVATPALLNPIKHGANIVIHSLTKYIGGQGTSLGGAIIDAGTFNWANGKFPEFTEPSAGYHGLKYHETLGAASYTFKLILEGLRDFGGALSPTNAFNIIQGLETLPVRIQKHSENALALAKWLEEQEEVAWVNYPGLESSKYKALADKYLPKGQSGIVTFGPKKGFEAAKKIADNTKLFSLLANIGDTKSLIIHPASTTHQQLDEAEQNSAGVSQDLIRLSVGIEDLEDLKADLKAAFSQL; encoded by the coding sequence ATGAGTACACACAAATTAGCAACAAACGCATTACATGCTGGCCATGATGTAAGTAAAAACGGAGGAACAAGAGCAGTGCCTATTTATCAAACAACCTCTTATGTTTTTGATAACTCAGAGCATGCCGCAAATCTTTTTTCTTTAAAAGAATTAGGTTTTATTTACACCCGTTTAAACAATCCCACAAATCAAATTTTACAAGAACGTTTGGCCGCTGTCGAGGGCGGTATTGGCGCCGTAGTTTTTGCTTCGGGAACAGCTGCTATTGCCACAGGATTATTAACACTTTTAAAAGCAGGCGACCATATTGTAGCTTCTAGTAGTTTGTATGGCGGTACCTACAATTTACTTAGTGTAACACTTCCAAGATTGGGCATAACAACCACGTTTGTTGATGCTTCTAAACCTGAGAATTTTGCTGATGCGGTAAAAGACAATACCCGTGCTTTCTTTGTAGAGTCTTTAGGAAATCCCAAACTTGACGTTTTAGATTTAGAAGCTATTTCTACTCAGGCCAAAAAAGCCGAAGTTCCTTTTATTGTTGATAATACGGTGGCTACTCCGGCCTTATTAAACCCTATTAAGCACGGTGCCAACATTGTGATTCACTCCCTTACAAAATATATTGGCGGACAAGGCACATCGCTTGGAGGTGCCATTATAGATGCTGGTACATTTAATTGGGCCAATGGTAAATTTCCAGAGTTTACCGAGCCTTCTGCGGGTTATCACGGCTTAAAATATCATGAAACCTTAGGCGCGGCATCTTATACCTTTAAATTAATTTTAGAGGGTTTAAGAGATTTTGGTGGAGCTTTAAGTCCAACAAATGCTTTTAATATTATTCAAGGATTAGAAACTTTGCCAGTGCGTATTCAAAAACACTCTGAAAACGCTTTGGCCTTGGCAAAATGGTTGGAAGAACAAGAGGAAGTGGCTTGGGTAAATTATCCCGGATTAGAAAGTAGTAAATACAAAGCTTTGGCAGATAAGTATTTACCAAAAGGGCAGAGTGGAATCGTAACCTTTGGGCCTAAAAAAGGATTTGAAGCGGCAAAAAAGATAGCAGATAATACGAAGCTTTTTTCATTATTAGCCAATATTGGAGACACCAAGTCTTTAATTATTCATCCAGCAAGTACCACGCACCAACAGCTAGACGAGGCAGAACAGAACAGTGCTGGGGTAAGTCAAGATTTAATTAGACTATCTGTTGGAATTGAAGATTTAGAAGATTTAAAAGCCGATTTAAAAGCAGCCTTTTCACAATTGTAA
- a CDS encoding OsmC family protein — protein MSDVVFKVAGESASPAKFIAKTRGFEMVVDEPENLGGTNEGANPVEYILAGLAGCINVVGHIVAKEMGFVIHNLKIEVEGNLNPNKLFALSNEDRAGFKQISLRLSPKTEASEDILAKWLERVNERCPVKDNLMHVTPVRIELEQQYAIKT, from the coding sequence ATGAGTGATGTCGTATTTAAAGTTGCAGGAGAAAGTGCTTCTCCTGCAAAATTTATAGCAAAAACTAGGGGTTTTGAAATGGTGGTAGATGAACCAGAAAACCTTGGTGGTACTAATGAAGGCGCAAATCCTGTGGAGTATATTTTAGCAGGCTTAGCCGGTTGTATAAATGTTGTAGGGCATATAGTAGCTAAAGAAATGGGGTTTGTAATTCACAATTTAAAAATTGAAGTTGAAGGAAATCTAAATCCAAATAAACTATTTGCACTGTCGAATGAAGACAGAGCTGGTTTTAAACAAATTAGCTTAAGGTTAAGTCCAAAAACAGAGGCTTCTGAAGACATATTGGCTAAGTGGTTAGAACGTGTGAATGAAAGGTGCCCAGTGAAAGATAATTTAATGCACGTTACCCCAGTCCGCATCGAATTAGAGCAACAATACGCGATTAAAACTTAA
- the thrA gene encoding bifunctional aspartate kinase/homoserine dehydrogenase I, whose translation MENNLQHIKIKDYITESGVKTQELNLSYQVFGQPLDTAPIVLINHALTGNSEVAGKNGWWSDLIGQNKVIDTNFYSVLAFNIPGNGFDGFIIENYKDFVARDVANLFLLGLERLKIQKLFAVIGGSLGGGISWEMAVIKPDFTEHLIPVATDWKSTDWLLANCQIQEQFLLNSKNPVHDARMHAMLCYRTPESFKERFQRSKNEDLEIFNVESWLLHHGNKLQERFQLSAYKLMNQLLRTIDVTKNRKDDFNVLENIKANIHIIGVDSDLFFTAEENRQTHKQLALTHPNVTYSEINSVHGHDAFLIEYEQLERIIEGIFVPNSKAKKLKVLKFGGKSLANGDGLNQVLSIIKNKTNAGEKIAVVVSARGQATNELEAILSQAVSGEDYQEALNAFKAYQKAPVPTIDFSQEFSRLDKLFEGVGLLRDCSKKTKDEILAHGELLSIKLVSELLNKSGVKAQATDSRKLIVTDDDFGNAQPISKDTKENITHYFKLKNNETISIFSGFIASNSKGETTTLGRNGSNYSAALLANYLDAEELQNYTHVNGIYTANPDLVADAQKIRTLSFGEANELANFGTNVLHAKTIIPLVEKNINLRILNTFNPDDEGTLITAKPSSKEATSLSVLDHVALLNLEGRGLLGKIGVDARIFGALGNQGISVSIISQGSSERGIGLVIEADKAALAVKALEREFETDFYSQDVSRIEVIDDVSVISIVGIELSSFHKPFNALIKNQITPLLFNNAVTGRNVSLVVRKNQLSKALNVIHGEVFGVSKKINIAIFGHGGVGGALIHQILKSKAEIEKRKGISLNVFAIANSKHVVLNNNGIHNNWEDLLKTSTGKSHVQDIIAFAETHHLENLIAVDNTASTDFYKNYIPLVEAGFDLVSSNKIANTISHEYYSNLRKHLKENNKQYLYETTVGAGLPLIDTIKLLHESGENITRIRGVFSGTLSYLFNTFSLEDKPFSQIIKETIDKGFTEPDPREDFSGNDVARKLLILARELDLQNEFEDVEVLNLIPEAYQNIPLESFLTQLQVLDSPYQKIKDNQEPGHVLRYVGDLSGDLSQDKGVLEVKLVSVPEDSTLGHVKGSDAIFEIFTESYGEQPIVIQGAGAGAQVTARGVFGDILRLSKHID comes from the coding sequence ATGGAAAACAACTTACAACATATCAAGATAAAGGATTATATCACCGAATCTGGTGTTAAAACTCAGGAGCTCAATTTAAGTTATCAGGTTTTTGGTCAACCATTGGACACAGCACCAATAGTTTTAATTAACCATGCCTTAACTGGCAATAGTGAAGTCGCTGGAAAAAATGGATGGTGGTCCGATCTAATAGGTCAAAACAAAGTTATAGATACCAATTTTTATTCGGTATTGGCTTTTAATATTCCTGGTAATGGTTTTGATGGGTTTATTATTGAAAACTACAAAGATTTTGTAGCAAGAGATGTTGCCAATTTATTTTTGCTTGGCCTGGAGAGGTTAAAAATACAAAAACTTTTTGCGGTTATAGGTGGCTCTTTAGGAGGTGGTATTTCATGGGAAATGGCAGTAATTAAACCCGATTTCACCGAGCATTTAATTCCTGTTGCAACCGACTGGAAATCGACAGACTGGTTATTGGCCAATTGCCAAATTCAAGAACAGTTTTTGTTAAATTCTAAAAATCCCGTTCACGATGCACGCATGCATGCCATGCTTTGCTATCGTACGCCAGAGTCTTTTAAGGAACGTTTCCAGCGTTCAAAAAATGAGGATTTAGAAATATTTAATGTAGAAAGTTGGTTGCTTCATCACGGGAATAAATTGCAAGAGCGTTTTCAGCTTTCGGCCTATAAATTAATGAATCAGTTGTTAAGAACTATCGATGTGACTAAAAATAGAAAAGACGATTTTAACGTACTGGAAAATATTAAGGCCAATATTCATATTATTGGGGTCGATTCCGATTTGTTTTTTACCGCCGAAGAAAACAGGCAAACCCATAAGCAGCTGGCCCTTACACATCCTAATGTAACGTATAGCGAAATTAATTCGGTACATGGTCACGATGCCTTTTTAATTGAATACGAGCAACTAGAAAGAATAATTGAAGGCATTTTTGTGCCCAATTCTAAAGCCAAAAAATTGAAAGTTTTAAAGTTTGGTGGAAAATCTCTCGCCAATGGAGACGGGCTAAACCAGGTGCTTTCTATTATTAAGAATAAAACAAACGCGGGCGAGAAGATAGCCGTCGTGGTGTCTGCTAGAGGGCAAGCAACCAACGAGTTAGAGGCTATTTTGAGTCAGGCCGTAAGTGGTGAAGATTATCAAGAGGCTTTAAATGCTTTTAAAGCTTATCAAAAAGCGCCTGTGCCAACCATTGATTTTTCTCAAGAGTTTTCAAGACTAGACAAACTGTTTGAGGGCGTGGGTTTACTGCGCGATTGCAGTAAAAAAACCAAAGATGAAATTTTAGCGCATGGTGAGTTATTATCCATTAAATTAGTATCAGAATTACTGAATAAAAGCGGCGTAAAAGCGCAAGCAACAGACTCGAGAAAATTAATAGTAACAGATGATGATTTTGGTAATGCGCAACCCATTTCTAAAGACACTAAAGAAAATATAACGCATTATTTTAAATTAAAAAATAATGAAACTATAAGTATTTTTAGTGGTTTTATTGCTTCAAATTCCAAAGGAGAAACCACCACCTTGGGGCGAAATGGCAGTAACTATTCGGCGGCTTTATTGGCAAATTATTTAGATGCCGAAGAGCTTCAAAACTACACCCATGTAAATGGGATTTATACGGCAAATCCAGATTTGGTTGCCGATGCTCAAAAAATTAGAACCTTATCTTTTGGCGAAGCTAACGAGCTGGCAAACTTTGGTACAAACGTGCTACACGCAAAAACCATCATTCCTTTAGTAGAAAAAAACATTAATCTTCGTATTTTAAATACGTTTAACCCCGACGATGAAGGTACGCTAATTACGGCTAAACCAAGCTCTAAAGAAGCCACCTCATTATCGGTTTTAGACCATGTGGCCTTGTTAAATTTAGAGGGTCGTGGGTTGCTAGGTAAAATTGGAGTGGATGCTAGAATCTTTGGTGCTTTGGGGAACCAGGGTATTAGCGTGAGTATAATCTCTCAAGGCTCATCAGAACGAGGTATTGGCTTGGTTATAGAGGCAGACAAAGCTGCATTGGCCGTAAAAGCTCTAGAGCGCGAATTTGAAACTGATTTTTACTCGCAAGACGTGAGCAGAATTGAAGTGATTGATGATGTTTCGGTTATTTCTATTGTGGGTATCGAGTTGAGTTCCTTCCATAAACCATTCAATGCCTTAATTAAAAACCAAATTACGCCTTTGTTATTTAACAATGCCGTTACGGGTAGAAATGTGAGTTTGGTGGTAAGAAAAAACCAATTAAGCAAAGCCCTTAATGTTATTCATGGCGAAGTTTTTGGCGTCTCAAAAAAGATAAATATTGCTATTTTTGGTCATGGAGGGGTAGGAGGTGCTCTAATTCATCAGATTTTAAAATCTAAAGCCGAGATAGAAAAACGCAAAGGCATCAGTTTAAATGTGTTTGCCATTGCAAATTCAAAACATGTCGTATTAAATAACAATGGCATTCACAATAATTGGGAAGACTTATTAAAGACATCTACTGGTAAAAGTCATGTTCAGGATATTATCGCTTTCGCGGAAACACATCATTTAGAAAACTTAATTGCCGTCGATAATACGGCGAGTACAGATTTTTATAAAAATTATATCCCTCTAGTTGAAGCGGGTTTCGATTTGGTATCTTCTAACAAAATTGCCAATACCATTTCGCATGAGTATTACTCCAATTTAAGGAAACATTTAAAAGAAAATAATAAGCAATATTTGTACGAAACCACGGTTGGCGCAGGTTTGCCCTTAATCGATACCATTAAATTATTACATGAGTCTGGAGAGAATATTACTAGAATTCGAGGGGTGTTTTCGGGCACTCTAAGTTATCTGTTTAATACGTTCTCTTTAGAGGATAAACCGTTTAGTCAAATTATTAAAGAAACCATCGATAAAGGCTTTACCGAGCCCGATCCGCGTGAGGATTTTTCTGGAAATGATGTAGCCAGAAAGTTATTAATTCTTGCTAGAGAATTGGATTTGCAAAACGAATTTGAAGATGTTGAGGTGTTGAATTTAATACCAGAAGCCTATCAAAATATCCCTTTAGAATCTTTTTTAACACAATTACAGGTTTTAGATAGTCCTTATCAAAAAATAAAGGACAATCAAGAGCCCGGACATGTATTGCGCTATGTTGGCGATTTATCTGGCGATTTATCTCAAGATAAAGGGGTTTTAGAAGTAAAATTGGTGTCTGTTCCAGAAGACAGTACCTTAGGTCATGTAAAAGGCAGTGATGCCATTTTTGAAATTTTCACAGAGTCTTATGGCGAGCAACCCATAGTTATACAAGGTGCAGGTGCAGGAGCTCAGGTTACAGCACGTGGGGTTTTTGGTGATATTTTAAGGTTGTCAAAACACATAGATTAG
- a CDS encoding trans-sulfuration enzyme family protein codes for MKKKQFETEAIRTQLNRSEFLEHSNPLYLTSSFIFEDAEDMRASFSEEKERNIYSRFSNPNTSEFVDKICKMEGAESGYAFATGMAAVFSTFAALLNSGDHIVSARSVFGSTHTLFTKILPKWGIETSYFDINKPNTIEDFITSNTKILYAESPTNPAIDIIDLELLGSIAKKHNLILVIDNCFATPYLQQPIKYGAHLVIHSATKLIDGQGRVLGGVTVGNAKLIREIYLFARNTGPALSPFNAWTLSKSLETLAVRVDRHCENALKVAEFLEQHPKVNWVKYPFLKSHPQYEVAKKQMKLGGNIVAFEIKGGIAAGIKFLNTIKMCSLSANLGDTRTIVTHPASTTHSKLADADKLEVNITDGLVRISVGLEHVDDIILDLEQALNS; via the coding sequence ATGAAAAAGAAACAGTTTGAAACCGAAGCTATACGCACCCAACTAAATAGGAGTGAGTTTTTAGAGCATTCCAATCCGTTATACTTAACATCGAGCTTTATCTTTGAAGATGCCGAAGACATGCGGGCGTCGTTTAGTGAAGAAAAAGAGCGTAATATTTACAGTCGTTTTTCAAACCCAAATACTTCAGAGTTTGTCGATAAAATTTGCAAAATGGAAGGTGCAGAAAGCGGTTACGCTTTTGCAACGGGAATGGCCGCGGTGTTTTCAACCTTTGCAGCCTTGTTAAATAGTGGTGATCATATTGTTTCGGCGCGTTCTGTCTTTGGGTCTACCCACACGCTTTTTACAAAAATATTACCAAAATGGGGTATTGAAACGAGTTACTTCGACATTAATAAACCCAATACGATTGAAGATTTTATCACTTCAAATACTAAAATCCTCTATGCCGAATCGCCTACAAACCCAGCAATCGATATTATAGATTTAGAGTTATTAGGCAGCATTGCGAAAAAGCATAATTTAATATTAGTTATCGATAATTGTTTTGCCACGCCATATTTACAACAACCTATAAAATACGGAGCTCATTTAGTAATTCACAGTGCGACAAAGTTAATTGATGGTCAAGGCCGAGTTTTAGGTGGTGTAACAGTGGGGAACGCCAAACTAATTCGAGAGATTTATTTATTTGCCAGAAATACAGGGCCTGCCTTATCGCCATTTAATGCATGGACTTTGTCTAAAAGTTTAGAAACACTAGCCGTAAGAGTAGATAGGCATTGCGAAAATGCTTTAAAAGTGGCTGAATTTTTAGAACAGCATCCTAAAGTAAATTGGGTGAAATATCCGTTTTTAAAATCGCATCCCCAATATGAAGTAGCTAAAAAACAGATGAAACTTGGCGGAAACATTGTGGCTTTTGAAATTAAAGGCGGTATCGCCGCAGGCATTAAGTTTTTAAACACTATTAAAATGTGCTCGCTATCGGCAAACTTAGGAGATACCAGAACCATTGTTACCCATCCTGCATCTACAACACACAGTAAACTGGCGGACGCAGATAAATTAGAGGTTAATATTACAGATGGCTTGGTGCGCATTTCGGTGGGCTTAGAACATGTCGATGATATAATTCTAGATTTAGAGCAAGCCTTAAACTCATAA